A genomic segment from Triticum dicoccoides isolate Atlit2015 ecotype Zavitan chromosome 1A, WEW_v2.0, whole genome shotgun sequence encodes:
- the LOC119275158 gene encoding QWRF motif-containing protein 7-like has translation MESAGGSIPRPQTASARRLGRSSSSASRAGAGAFAYDGMRAAPLFSSANFARSLRKAASFGHKKKPSAGDADAAAQPPRRALSSKDQNTVHGADAGAVTLSPRRSPPQPGVGARQGPWEPARRRRSTGGASPDETPADKVSAGALRDMMMRKREGSEKEETVHRARVLATRLLQWRFANARMEKAAARATSAAENKLFYTWLRVAELRNIHAAKRIVAQRRRQKLKLERLLRPQLPLLAPWESLEEPHSDAVSDLAGALSAACTPLPVTAGAQVDMESLREIVFACVGTATEIEANADRFYATAGATSGALGELARTIRQEVEGLEEAMRLSRVVTRLQMQEASLRTNLVQAKQKRDHDMGVAFVAPATAASGWCY, from the exons ATGGAGTCCGCCGGCGGTAGCATCCCTAGGCCGCAGACGGCGTCCGCGCGCCGGCTGGGGCGCAGCTCCAGCTCTGCTTCCCGCGCTGGCGCTGGCGCGTTCGCCTACGACGGGATGCGCGCCGCGCCGCTCTTCTCCTCGGCCAACTTCGCGCGCTCCCTCCGCAAGGcggcctccttcggccacaagaAGAAGCCAAGCGCCGGCGACGCCGATGCGGCCGCGCAACCGCCCCGCCGGGCACTGAGCAGCAAGGATCAGAACACCGTCCACGGCGCGGACGCCGGGGCGGTGACGTTGTCCCCCCGCCGGTCGCCGCCACAGCCCGGCGTCGGTGCGAGGCAAGGCCCCTGGGAGCCCGCGAGGCGGAGGCGCAGCACCGGGGGGGCGTCGCCGGACGAAACCCCGGCGGATAAAGTATCGGCTGGCGCGCTGAGGGACATGATGATGCGGAAGAGGGAGGGGTCCGAGAAGGAGGAGACGGTGCACCGGGCGCGCGTGCTCGCCACGCGGCTGCTGCAGTGGCGGTTCGCCAACGCTCGGATGGAGAAGGCCGCCGCCCGCGCGACCTCCGCAGCCGAG AACAAGCTGTTCTACACGTGGCTGCGCGTGGCGGAGCTGCGCAACATCCATGCGGCGAAGCGGATCGtggcgcagcggcggcggcagaAGCTGAAGCTGGAACGgctgctgcggccgcagctgcccctCCTCGCACCATGGGAGTCGTTGGAGGAGCCCCACTCCGACGCCGTCTCcgacctcgccggcgccctctccgCCGCCTGCACACCCCTCCCCGTAACCGCCGGCGCCCAA GTCGACATGGAGTCGCTCCGCGAGATCGTGTTCGCCTGCGTGGGCACGGCGACCGAGATCGAGGCCAACGCCGACAGGTTCTACGCCACG GCCGGAGCGACGAGCGGCGCGCTGGGCGAGCTTGCAAGGACGATACGGCAGGAGGTGGAAGGCCTGGAGGAAGCCATGCGGCTGTCCAGGGTCGTCACTCGCTTGCAG ATGCAGGAGGCGAGCCTTCGGACGAACTTAGTTCAGGCGAAGCAGAAGCGTGATCACGACATGGGAGTCGCCTTCGTCGCCCCGGCGACTGCAGCTTCCGGGTGGTGCTACTGA